One genomic region from Cyanobium usitatum str. Tous encodes:
- a CDS encoding pyridoxal phosphate-dependent decarboxylase family protein, with amino-acid sequence MASATPAPRASQPLPFASPEQLDPRLQDFLEQASRQLCVWLGSAAERSPLPGLSVLPPVVPEGHGLAPEVLLADLQLVMDGAFNPNHPGALAHLDPPPLPASVAADLICAGLNNNMLAEELSPSLSRLERSLTAWLAEQLGLPVGSGGVAASGGTLSNLMALVTARRQRGLAIDGRAVVVASIDAHVSLAKALAVMGLPPEALRPVAVDSQGRLDPSALEVELDQLERAGLPVIAVVATAGTTVRGAVDPLSQIAGICQRRGQWLHVDGAIGAVFGLVPTHRHRVAGLERADSITVNPQKLLGITKTSSLLLLARPQALAEAFHTGLPYMEPSWGGSHGGESGLQGTRPAEILKLWLGLRQLGLLGIEAVLDGAIQRRRQLQALLAPNERLQLVCGSFHLLAFTPHQLDAAGSQAWSDRTRQRLLQEQLMLSRPQYAGRHHLKAVLGNPHTKPAHLENLARVVHASLDDQT; translated from the coding sequence TTGGCTAGCGCCACCCCTGCCCCGCGGGCCAGCCAGCCCCTGCCCTTCGCCAGTCCGGAGCAGCTAGATCCCAGGCTGCAGGACTTTTTAGAGCAGGCTTCTCGGCAGCTCTGTGTCTGGCTTGGTAGCGCTGCTGAACGCTCGCCCCTACCCGGCTTGAGTGTTTTGCCCCCGGTGGTGCCGGAGGGTCACGGTTTGGCTCCAGAGGTCCTGCTGGCAGATCTGCAGTTGGTGATGGATGGGGCCTTTAATCCCAACCACCCCGGTGCCCTTGCCCATCTCGACCCACCACCTCTGCCGGCCTCGGTTGCTGCAGATTTGATCTGCGCCGGCCTTAACAACAACATGTTGGCGGAGGAATTGTCCCCCAGCTTGAGCCGCCTTGAACGCAGCCTCACTGCCTGGCTGGCTGAGCAGCTAGGCCTACCTGTGGGTAGTGGTGGTGTGGCCGCCAGCGGCGGCACCCTTTCCAACTTGATGGCTCTGGTCACGGCGAGACGACAGCGCGGTTTGGCCATAGACGGCCGGGCGGTGGTGGTAGCAAGCATTGATGCCCATGTCTCCCTCGCTAAAGCACTGGCGGTGATGGGCCTACCGCCTGAGGCCCTACGGCCGGTGGCAGTGGATAGCCAGGGCCGACTAGATCCAAGCGCCTTGGAAGTAGAGCTTGATCAACTCGAGCGGGCTGGGCTGCCTGTGATCGCGGTAGTCGCTACCGCTGGCACCACTGTTCGGGGAGCAGTCGACCCCCTCAGTCAGATAGCTGGTATTTGCCAGCGGCGCGGCCAGTGGCTGCACGTGGATGGCGCTATCGGTGCCGTCTTTGGCCTGGTGCCTACCCACCGCCATCGGGTTGCTGGCTTGGAGCGAGCCGATTCGATCACGGTCAATCCCCAGAAACTGCTGGGAATCACCAAAACCTCCTCCTTGCTGTTGCTGGCTCGCCCCCAGGCCCTGGCGGAGGCCTTCCACACCGGACTGCCCTACATGGAGCCGAGCTGGGGTGGTAGCCACGGTGGTGAAAGTGGTCTGCAGGGCACCCGCCCCGCCGAAATTCTCAAGCTTTGGCTGGGTTTGCGGCAGCTTGGCCTGCTGGGCATAGAGGCGGTGCTCGATGGGGCTATTCAGCGTCGGCGCCAGCTTCAGGCCCTACTGGCACCAAACGAGCGGCTGCAGTTGGTCTGTGGCTCCTTCCATCTGCTGGCCTTCACCCCCCATCAACTTGACGCTGCCGGCAGCCAGGCCTGGAGCGATCGCACTCGCCAGCGACTGCTCCAGGAGCAGCTGATGCTTTCTCGCCCTCAATACGCCGGGCGGCACCATCTCAAGGCCGTGCTTGGCAACCCCCACACCAAGCCAGCCCACCTCGAGAACCTCGCCAGGGTGGTGCATGCCAGCCTCGATGATCAAACCTGA
- a CDS encoding nucleoside deaminase — protein MGPPGPQLQSQWMQLLLRHAERAGNQGEIPVAAVVLDEAGLCIGWGSNRREQQNDPLGHAELVALGQAARLRGDWRFNGCTLLVTLEPCPMCAGALVQARMGTVVFGATDPKRGALGSCLDLASNASAHHHMTVIGGVLGDQASDLLASWFRRRRQQGQPQP, from the coding sequence ATGGGCCCACCAGGGCCCCAGCTGCAGAGCCAGTGGATGCAACTGCTGCTGCGCCACGCCGAACGGGCCGGAAACCAGGGCGAAATCCCCGTCGCCGCTGTGGTTCTCGATGAAGCGGGACTCTGCATCGGCTGGGGCAGCAATCGGCGCGAACAGCAAAACGATCCCCTTGGCCACGCCGAACTGGTGGCCCTGGGTCAGGCGGCTCGCTTGCGCGGCGACTGGCGATTTAATGGCTGCACCTTGCTGGTGACCTTGGAGCCTTGCCCCATGTGTGCCGGTGCCTTGGTGCAAGCCCGTATGGGAACGGTGGTTTTCGGCGCTACGGATCCCAAAAGGGGTGCGCTCGGCAGTTGCCTTGACTTAGCCAGCAACGCCAGTGCCCATCACCACATGACAGTGATCGGCGGGGTTTTAGGCGATCAGGCCAGCGATCTGCTGGCGAGCTGGTTTAGGCGGCGACGGCAGCAGGGGCAACCGCAGCCCTGA